AACTGTCTTTTCTGAAAAAGGAGGGCGTTGCTGGGCAAGCATCGTGGTTGGCAGCAGGAACAATAATATTGCAGCAATCCTTGATTTTCTCTGAAAGGAATTTGTGTTTTTATAAAAATATGCTCGTTTCATCAGCTGTTTAGATTGTATGGTTGATCTTTATGGTAAAAAATTTGTATTCATATCTATAGTTGCTCCGCTGTCCAGGGCAATTCGGCCGCTTACCTCTGTTTCCGCTAATCCACCAATGCCTGCTTTGACGCTGCTTGTAAAACCTACATCCTTTACGGCATTTTGCCCTATTGTAACTTCGACTCCAACCGTTGCCTCTCCGGTGAGGTTTCCATGTCCGTATTCGGCTTTGGCCCCCACACCCGCCCAAATAGTGGTCTCATGTTTCACAAAATCTCTTTTTGCCGAGGCTAAAATACCTTCACCTCCCGATACCTTTACATAGGTACAAGTTAATTCAAAAGAGAAAGTACCCAGTCCGCCCTTTAATCCATCGCCCAACGGGCAATTTTCAGGCTTTTTCTCAGGCTTGCCAGTCTCCTCTATTTCAGCATCGGAGGGTGACGGGGGTTCAGGTTCAATGCACTGAAATTCATAATACTTCATAGCATCTTCAGCCAATCCTAAAGCCTGGGAGGCCAATGCTTTTTCTTCTGCTAAAATTTTTGCTTCCCTGCGAAGATTGTAAAATTCATTCAAAGCCGGTGCATAAATTTTTTCGAGTATCGGATTTGTGAAAGCATAGTAGTCCGGTACCGTTTTTTTTAATTCTGCTTGCAAAGTTGACAAAGATTTGTAGCCGCCCGCAAGTAAAATATCCATTTGTTGCTTTCCCAACTTGCATAGTTTAAAGTTGATTTGTTTTTTCTCAGCTTCAAATGGTTGGGCTTCCTTTGCCAGTCTTTTTACGCAAGCATCATTGCCCATACAGGCTATCATCTTTTCATAAATCGGATTTAATATTTTATCCAATTGCAGATTTCTCTCTATAAGCGGAGACATAGCATCATTGTTCTGCTCCATGAGTTTCTGCGCGTTTTTTGTAAATTCCGAAGATTTCCGTACAGCCTGACCAAAATTACCGGATTCACCCCAAAGCAACAAGTCAATATCATCAAGCATCATAGTTTCTTTGGAAAAATCGCGGTTGTAAACTATCGAATTGTCCGGATTGTGCATTGCCCGTTCCTGTTGTGTTTTTATCAGTTCTGAAAGCGATTC
Above is a window of Bacteroidota bacterium DNA encoding:
- a CDS encoding tetratricopeptide repeat protein → MKTKRSISLLFSLILSVFLLQAQVPPEISRIIKKMQSGTTITEAEQKALEDYGQKMQNKYGNGTKSYQTKKATSLRVKKTATAEIPSSLPVLNRESYIKLARSLMQSSGTKSGDLPKLNELLAKTEKTTEGADYGAIFMMEGAGSASIYTCAWSAVRNPVDILTANNLAVALKNAGDYSKALQILKYANTLKPGIGLILSNTGWVYYEAGKYEKAEIEFNNALKVAPEMTSPYLGLGLIASRKGNNLKAKEYLHKALSQRYSFAGVKAYQKAQESSSSGNQTDEKPLSGERENTGDYNVPEIPVYEQPQKMAPQEQVIRNYVTGISSRLDQVTEKMESLSELIKTQQERAMHNPDNSIVYNRDFSKETMMLDDIDLLLWGESGNFGQAVRKSSEFTKNAQKLMEQNNDAMSPLIERNLQLDKILNPIYEKMIACMGNDACVKRLAKEAQPFEAEKKQINFKLCKLGKQQMDILLAGGYKSLSTLQAELKKTVPDYYAFTNPILEKIYAPALNEFYNLRREAKILAEEKALASQALGLAEDAMKYYEFQCIEPEPPSPSDAEIEETGKPEKKPENCPLGDGLKGGLGTFSFELTCTYVKVSGGEGILASAKRDFVKHETTIWAGVGAKAEYGHGNLTGEATVGVEVTIGQNAVKDVGFTSSVKAGIGGLAETEVSGRIALDSGATIDMNTNFLP